One Elaeis guineensis isolate ETL-2024a chromosome 10, EG11, whole genome shotgun sequence genomic window carries:
- the LOC105052653 gene encoding kinesin-like protein KIN-14H isoform X2, producing MSSRNQNRPPPTPVPNPSRSPSNKKDNLDEAPVDKRRKIGVGKMVGPATNLRARQVLSTVNAGPNPGGHGDHAAGTAPSSDAGSNGGGIEFGSREDVERLLGEKMKGKNKNDYKGKSEQMIEYIKKLRTCIRWFMELEDGYMAEQEKLRNMLDSEEKRHADIEAEMRAKVEELTTIIQELQSQHASLQESIRKEEADKSAAIKSHEEEREARVAAENLLATMSEELERVNQEARHFSDQLKMIQETNKRLQEYNTSLQQYNSSLQAEARKNGETMSKLQKEKNAMMETLTGLRDHTNSLKIQLDSSRSSQQEAIKQKEELMKEVGCLRSELHQVRDERDHTLAQVQSLSVELVNYKEITGKSSKDLDSIRIKTTALEETCSSQREQIQVLQHQLAAANEKLKRADLTAIETMTEYEGQKKTVKDLQERLADAEFQILEAEKLRKKLHNTILELKGNIRVFCRVRPVLSDVDCSGTEGPVVSYPTSVEFLGRGIDLMHNVQKYSFTFDKVFNHEASQEDVFVEISQLVQSALDGYKVCIFAYGQTGSGKTYTMMGKPEPLEQKGLIPRSLEQIFQTSQLLQSQGWKYKMQASMLEIYNETIRDLLSPGRPGSFDANAALSKQYAIKHDPNGNTHVSDLTIVDVCSIKEVSFLLQQAAQSRSVGKTQMNEQSSRSHFVFTLRITGVNESTEQQVQGVLNLIDLAGSERLAKSGSTGDRLKETQAINKSLSALSDVIFSIAKKEDHVPFRNSKLTYLLQPCLGGDSKTLMFVNISPESSSVGESICSLRFAARVNSCEIGIPRRQTQMRYSDSRLSYG from the exons ATGTCCTCCAGGAACCAGAACAGGCCCCCTCCCACCCCGGTCCCCAACCCCTCTAGAAGTCCCTCAAAT AAGAAGGACAATTTAGATGAGGCGCCTGTGGACAAGCGAAGGAAGATTGGAGTAGGGAAGATGGTGGGCCCCGCGACCAACCTCCGTGCCCGGCAGGTGCTGTCGACTGTCAATGCTGGTCCGAATCCTGGTGGGCATGGCGATCATGCTGCCGGCACCGCTCCCAGCTCTGATGCTGGGAGCAATGGCGGCGGGATCGAGTTTGGatctagggaggatgtggagaggcTCTTGGGTGAGAAAATGAAGGGGAAGAACAAGAATGATTACAAG GGAAAGAGCGAGCAGATGATAGAGTACATAAAAAAGCTCAGGACTTGTATCAGATGGTTCATGGAACTTGAAGATGGTTATATGGCAGAGCAAGAGAAGCTCAGAAATATGTTGGACTCTGAAGAGAAAAGGCATGCGGACATTG AGGCTGAGATGAGGGCCAAGGTTGAAGAATTGACCACAATTATCCAGGAGCTTCAGAGTCAGCATGCATCTTTGCAGGAAAGCATTAGAAAGGAGGAAGCTGACAAATCG GCTGCCATTAAATCccatgaggaagaaagagaggcaAGAGTTGCGGCTGAAAATTTGTTGGCCACAATGTCTGAAGAGCTTGAAAGGGTTAATCAAGAAGCAAGACATTTCAGTGATCAG CTGAAAATGATCCAAGAAACCAACAAGAGGTTGCAGGAGTACAATACTAGTTTGCAGCAGTACAATAGCAGTCTTCAGGCTGAGGCTCGGAAAAATGGTGAGACTATGTCAAAACTGCAGAAGGAGAAGAATGCTATGATGGAAACCTTGACTGGTTTAAGGGATCACACCAACTCTCTTAAGATTCAGTTGGATTCTTCTAGG TCATCTCAGCAAGAGGCTATTAAACAGAAAGAAGAGTTAATGAAGGAAGTAGGTTGCCTCAGAAGTGAATTGCATCAAGTAAGAGATGAACGCGATCATACACTAGCTCAAGTGCAGAGTTTAAGTGTTGAACTTGTGAACTATAAAGAAATCACAGGAAAATCCTCAAAAGATTTGGATAGCATCAGAATAAAAACTACTGCCCTTGAG GAGACGTGCTCTTCCCAAAGAGAGCAAATACAGGTATTGCAGCATCAGCTTGCTGCAGCAAATGAAAAGTTGAAG AGGGCTGATTTGACTGCCATCGAGACAATGACAGAATATGAAGGGCAGAAGAAGACTGTAAAAGATTTGCAAGAACGTCTTGCAGATGCAGAGTTTCAAATCTTGGAAGCAGAGAAACTGCGCAAAAAGCTGCACAACACCATACTG GAACTGAAAGGAAATATCAGAGTGTTTTGTAGAGTACGCCCTGTTCTATCTGACGTTGATTGTAGTGGCACAGAGGGGCCAGTTGTTTCTTATCCAACATCAGTTGAATTTCTTGGACGCGGCATTGACTTGATGCATAATG TGCAAAAGTATTCCTTCACTTTTGATAAAGTTTTCAATCATGAAGCTTCACAAGAAGATGTATTTGTAGAAATCTCACAGCTGGTACAGAGTGCACTAGATGGTTACAAG GTCTGTATATTTGCTTACGGGCAAACAGGTTCTGGTAAGACTTATACAATGATGGGCAAGCCAGAACCGCTTGAGCAGAAAGGGCTTATACCCCGATCTCTAGAGCAAATATTCCAAACCAGCCAATTGCTACAAAGTCAGGGATGGAAATACAAAATGCAG GCTTCAATGCTCGAAATTTATAATGAAACAATTCGTGATTTATTATCACCGGGTCGCCCTGGCAGCTTTGATGCAAATGCTGCTCTTAGCAAGCAATATGCTATCAAACATGATCCCAACGGTAACACGCATGTGTCTGACCTTACTATTGTAGATGTTTGCAGTATTAAGGAGGTTTCTTTTCTCCTACAACAAGCCGCACAGAGTAG GTCTGTGGGTAAGACACAAATGAATGAACAATCCTCAAGAAGTCACTTCGTGTTCACTTTACGGATAACTGGAGTTAATGAG AGCACAGAGCAGCAGGTTCAAGGGGTGTTGAATTTAATTGATCTTGCTGGAAGTGAGCGTCTTGCTAAAAGTGGCTCCACCGGCGACCGTCTCAAAGAAACACAG GCGATTAACAAAAGTTTATCAGCCTTGAGtgatgtaatcttttctattgcAAAGAAAGAAGATCATGTGCCTTTCAGGAACTCCAAGCTAACATATCTTCTGCAG CCTTGCCTTGGTGGAGACTCTAAAACATTAATGTTTGTCAACATCTCCCCGGAGTCATCGTCTGTTGGGGAGTCAATTTGCTCTCTTCGGTTTGCTGCAAGGGTTAATTCGTGCGAGATCGGGATTCCCCGTCGCCAGACCCAGATGCGTTATTCAGACTCACGCTTGAGCTATGGTTGA
- the LOC105052653 gene encoding kinesin-like protein KIN-14H isoform X1 — translation MSSRNQNRPPPTPVPNPSRSPSNKKDNLDEAPVDKRRKIGVGKMVGPATNLRARQVLSTVNAGPNPGGHGDHAAGTAPSSDAGSNGGGIEFGSREDVERLLGEKMKGKNKNDYKGKSEQMIEYIKKLRTCIRWFMELEDGYMAEQEKLRNMLDSEEKRHADIEAEMRAKVEELTTIIQELQSQHASLQESIRKEEADKSAAIKSHEEEREARVAAENLLATMSEELERVNQEARHFSDQLKMIQETNKRLQEYNTSLQQYNSSLQAEARKNGETMSKLQKEKNAMMETLTGLRDHTNSLKIQLDSSRSSQQEAIKQKEELMKEVGCLRSELHQVRDERDHTLAQVQSLSVELVNYKEITGKSSKDLDSIRIKTTALEETCSSQREQIQVLQHQLAAANEKLKRADLTAIETMTEYEGQKKTVKDLQERLADAEFQILEAEKLRKKLHNTILELKGNIRVFCRVRPVLSDVDCSGTEGPVVSYPTSVEFLGRGIDLMHNAVQKYSFTFDKVFNHEASQEDVFVEISQLVQSALDGYKVCIFAYGQTGSGKTYTMMGKPEPLEQKGLIPRSLEQIFQTSQLLQSQGWKYKMQASMLEIYNETIRDLLSPGRPGSFDANAALSKQYAIKHDPNGNTHVSDLTIVDVCSIKEVSFLLQQAAQSRSVGKTQMNEQSSRSHFVFTLRITGVNESTEQQVQGVLNLIDLAGSERLAKSGSTGDRLKETQAINKSLSALSDVIFSIAKKEDHVPFRNSKLTYLLQPCLGGDSKTLMFVNISPESSSVGESICSLRFAARVNSCEIGIPRRQTQMRYSDSRLSYG, via the exons ATGTCCTCCAGGAACCAGAACAGGCCCCCTCCCACCCCGGTCCCCAACCCCTCTAGAAGTCCCTCAAAT AAGAAGGACAATTTAGATGAGGCGCCTGTGGACAAGCGAAGGAAGATTGGAGTAGGGAAGATGGTGGGCCCCGCGACCAACCTCCGTGCCCGGCAGGTGCTGTCGACTGTCAATGCTGGTCCGAATCCTGGTGGGCATGGCGATCATGCTGCCGGCACCGCTCCCAGCTCTGATGCTGGGAGCAATGGCGGCGGGATCGAGTTTGGatctagggaggatgtggagaggcTCTTGGGTGAGAAAATGAAGGGGAAGAACAAGAATGATTACAAG GGAAAGAGCGAGCAGATGATAGAGTACATAAAAAAGCTCAGGACTTGTATCAGATGGTTCATGGAACTTGAAGATGGTTATATGGCAGAGCAAGAGAAGCTCAGAAATATGTTGGACTCTGAAGAGAAAAGGCATGCGGACATTG AGGCTGAGATGAGGGCCAAGGTTGAAGAATTGACCACAATTATCCAGGAGCTTCAGAGTCAGCATGCATCTTTGCAGGAAAGCATTAGAAAGGAGGAAGCTGACAAATCG GCTGCCATTAAATCccatgaggaagaaagagaggcaAGAGTTGCGGCTGAAAATTTGTTGGCCACAATGTCTGAAGAGCTTGAAAGGGTTAATCAAGAAGCAAGACATTTCAGTGATCAG CTGAAAATGATCCAAGAAACCAACAAGAGGTTGCAGGAGTACAATACTAGTTTGCAGCAGTACAATAGCAGTCTTCAGGCTGAGGCTCGGAAAAATGGTGAGACTATGTCAAAACTGCAGAAGGAGAAGAATGCTATGATGGAAACCTTGACTGGTTTAAGGGATCACACCAACTCTCTTAAGATTCAGTTGGATTCTTCTAGG TCATCTCAGCAAGAGGCTATTAAACAGAAAGAAGAGTTAATGAAGGAAGTAGGTTGCCTCAGAAGTGAATTGCATCAAGTAAGAGATGAACGCGATCATACACTAGCTCAAGTGCAGAGTTTAAGTGTTGAACTTGTGAACTATAAAGAAATCACAGGAAAATCCTCAAAAGATTTGGATAGCATCAGAATAAAAACTACTGCCCTTGAG GAGACGTGCTCTTCCCAAAGAGAGCAAATACAGGTATTGCAGCATCAGCTTGCTGCAGCAAATGAAAAGTTGAAG AGGGCTGATTTGACTGCCATCGAGACAATGACAGAATATGAAGGGCAGAAGAAGACTGTAAAAGATTTGCAAGAACGTCTTGCAGATGCAGAGTTTCAAATCTTGGAAGCAGAGAAACTGCGCAAAAAGCTGCACAACACCATACTG GAACTGAAAGGAAATATCAGAGTGTTTTGTAGAGTACGCCCTGTTCTATCTGACGTTGATTGTAGTGGCACAGAGGGGCCAGTTGTTTCTTATCCAACATCAGTTGAATTTCTTGGACGCGGCATTGACTTGATGCATAATG CAGTGCAAAAGTATTCCTTCACTTTTGATAAAGTTTTCAATCATGAAGCTTCACAAGAAGATGTATTTGTAGAAATCTCACAGCTGGTACAGAGTGCACTAGATGGTTACAAG GTCTGTATATTTGCTTACGGGCAAACAGGTTCTGGTAAGACTTATACAATGATGGGCAAGCCAGAACCGCTTGAGCAGAAAGGGCTTATACCCCGATCTCTAGAGCAAATATTCCAAACCAGCCAATTGCTACAAAGTCAGGGATGGAAATACAAAATGCAG GCTTCAATGCTCGAAATTTATAATGAAACAATTCGTGATTTATTATCACCGGGTCGCCCTGGCAGCTTTGATGCAAATGCTGCTCTTAGCAAGCAATATGCTATCAAACATGATCCCAACGGTAACACGCATGTGTCTGACCTTACTATTGTAGATGTTTGCAGTATTAAGGAGGTTTCTTTTCTCCTACAACAAGCCGCACAGAGTAG GTCTGTGGGTAAGACACAAATGAATGAACAATCCTCAAGAAGTCACTTCGTGTTCACTTTACGGATAACTGGAGTTAATGAG AGCACAGAGCAGCAGGTTCAAGGGGTGTTGAATTTAATTGATCTTGCTGGAAGTGAGCGTCTTGCTAAAAGTGGCTCCACCGGCGACCGTCTCAAAGAAACACAG GCGATTAACAAAAGTTTATCAGCCTTGAGtgatgtaatcttttctattgcAAAGAAAGAAGATCATGTGCCTTTCAGGAACTCCAAGCTAACATATCTTCTGCAG CCTTGCCTTGGTGGAGACTCTAAAACATTAATGTTTGTCAACATCTCCCCGGAGTCATCGTCTGTTGGGGAGTCAATTTGCTCTCTTCGGTTTGCTGCAAGGGTTAATTCGTGCGAGATCGGGATTCCCCGTCGCCAGACCCAGATGCGTTATTCAGACTCACGCTTGAGCTATGGTTGA
- the LOC105052653 gene encoding kinesin-like protein KIN-14H isoform X3 yields the protein MVGPATNLRARQVLSTVNAGPNPGGHGDHAAGTAPSSDAGSNGGGIEFGSREDVERLLGEKMKGKNKNDYKGKSEQMIEYIKKLRTCIRWFMELEDGYMAEQEKLRNMLDSEEKRHADIEAEMRAKVEELTTIIQELQSQHASLQESIRKEEADKSAAIKSHEEEREARVAAENLLATMSEELERVNQEARHFSDQLKMIQETNKRLQEYNTSLQQYNSSLQAEARKNGETMSKLQKEKNAMMETLTGLRDHTNSLKIQLDSSRSSQQEAIKQKEELMKEVGCLRSELHQVRDERDHTLAQVQSLSVELVNYKEITGKSSKDLDSIRIKTTALEETCSSQREQIQVLQHQLAAANEKLKRADLTAIETMTEYEGQKKTVKDLQERLADAEFQILEAEKLRKKLHNTILELKGNIRVFCRVRPVLSDVDCSGTEGPVVSYPTSVEFLGRGIDLMHNAVQKYSFTFDKVFNHEASQEDVFVEISQLVQSALDGYKVCIFAYGQTGSGKTYTMMGKPEPLEQKGLIPRSLEQIFQTSQLLQSQGWKYKMQASMLEIYNETIRDLLSPGRPGSFDANAALSKQYAIKHDPNGNTHVSDLTIVDVCSIKEVSFLLQQAAQSRSVGKTQMNEQSSRSHFVFTLRITGVNESTEQQVQGVLNLIDLAGSERLAKSGSTGDRLKETQAINKSLSALSDVIFSIAKKEDHVPFRNSKLTYLLQPCLGGDSKTLMFVNISPESSSVGESICSLRFAARVNSCEIGIPRRQTQMRYSDSRLSYG from the exons ATGGTGGGCCCCGCGACCAACCTCCGTGCCCGGCAGGTGCTGTCGACTGTCAATGCTGGTCCGAATCCTGGTGGGCATGGCGATCATGCTGCCGGCACCGCTCCCAGCTCTGATGCTGGGAGCAATGGCGGCGGGATCGAGTTTGGatctagggaggatgtggagaggcTCTTGGGTGAGAAAATGAAGGGGAAGAACAAGAATGATTACAAG GGAAAGAGCGAGCAGATGATAGAGTACATAAAAAAGCTCAGGACTTGTATCAGATGGTTCATGGAACTTGAAGATGGTTATATGGCAGAGCAAGAGAAGCTCAGAAATATGTTGGACTCTGAAGAGAAAAGGCATGCGGACATTG AGGCTGAGATGAGGGCCAAGGTTGAAGAATTGACCACAATTATCCAGGAGCTTCAGAGTCAGCATGCATCTTTGCAGGAAAGCATTAGAAAGGAGGAAGCTGACAAATCG GCTGCCATTAAATCccatgaggaagaaagagaggcaAGAGTTGCGGCTGAAAATTTGTTGGCCACAATGTCTGAAGAGCTTGAAAGGGTTAATCAAGAAGCAAGACATTTCAGTGATCAG CTGAAAATGATCCAAGAAACCAACAAGAGGTTGCAGGAGTACAATACTAGTTTGCAGCAGTACAATAGCAGTCTTCAGGCTGAGGCTCGGAAAAATGGTGAGACTATGTCAAAACTGCAGAAGGAGAAGAATGCTATGATGGAAACCTTGACTGGTTTAAGGGATCACACCAACTCTCTTAAGATTCAGTTGGATTCTTCTAGG TCATCTCAGCAAGAGGCTATTAAACAGAAAGAAGAGTTAATGAAGGAAGTAGGTTGCCTCAGAAGTGAATTGCATCAAGTAAGAGATGAACGCGATCATACACTAGCTCAAGTGCAGAGTTTAAGTGTTGAACTTGTGAACTATAAAGAAATCACAGGAAAATCCTCAAAAGATTTGGATAGCATCAGAATAAAAACTACTGCCCTTGAG GAGACGTGCTCTTCCCAAAGAGAGCAAATACAGGTATTGCAGCATCAGCTTGCTGCAGCAAATGAAAAGTTGAAG AGGGCTGATTTGACTGCCATCGAGACAATGACAGAATATGAAGGGCAGAAGAAGACTGTAAAAGATTTGCAAGAACGTCTTGCAGATGCAGAGTTTCAAATCTTGGAAGCAGAGAAACTGCGCAAAAAGCTGCACAACACCATACTG GAACTGAAAGGAAATATCAGAGTGTTTTGTAGAGTACGCCCTGTTCTATCTGACGTTGATTGTAGTGGCACAGAGGGGCCAGTTGTTTCTTATCCAACATCAGTTGAATTTCTTGGACGCGGCATTGACTTGATGCATAATG CAGTGCAAAAGTATTCCTTCACTTTTGATAAAGTTTTCAATCATGAAGCTTCACAAGAAGATGTATTTGTAGAAATCTCACAGCTGGTACAGAGTGCACTAGATGGTTACAAG GTCTGTATATTTGCTTACGGGCAAACAGGTTCTGGTAAGACTTATACAATGATGGGCAAGCCAGAACCGCTTGAGCAGAAAGGGCTTATACCCCGATCTCTAGAGCAAATATTCCAAACCAGCCAATTGCTACAAAGTCAGGGATGGAAATACAAAATGCAG GCTTCAATGCTCGAAATTTATAATGAAACAATTCGTGATTTATTATCACCGGGTCGCCCTGGCAGCTTTGATGCAAATGCTGCTCTTAGCAAGCAATATGCTATCAAACATGATCCCAACGGTAACACGCATGTGTCTGACCTTACTATTGTAGATGTTTGCAGTATTAAGGAGGTTTCTTTTCTCCTACAACAAGCCGCACAGAGTAG GTCTGTGGGTAAGACACAAATGAATGAACAATCCTCAAGAAGTCACTTCGTGTTCACTTTACGGATAACTGGAGTTAATGAG AGCACAGAGCAGCAGGTTCAAGGGGTGTTGAATTTAATTGATCTTGCTGGAAGTGAGCGTCTTGCTAAAAGTGGCTCCACCGGCGACCGTCTCAAAGAAACACAG GCGATTAACAAAAGTTTATCAGCCTTGAGtgatgtaatcttttctattgcAAAGAAAGAAGATCATGTGCCTTTCAGGAACTCCAAGCTAACATATCTTCTGCAG CCTTGCCTTGGTGGAGACTCTAAAACATTAATGTTTGTCAACATCTCCCCGGAGTCATCGTCTGTTGGGGAGTCAATTTGCTCTCTTCGGTTTGCTGCAAGGGTTAATTCGTGCGAGATCGGGATTCCCCGTCGCCAGACCCAGATGCGTTATTCAGACTCACGCTTGAGCTATGGTTGA